ACCGACACCCGCTACGGACAGCTGCTCCTCGCCAAGATCGCCCTCGTGGCCGTCCTGGTCGGCGTCGCGTGGATCTCACGCCGGTGGACGGGGCGGCTGGCTCAGACGGTGCCGACAGCGGCGGAGCGGGAGAAGGCGCGGGTCGGAGCAGGAGCTGAGGCCTCCGGTGACGCGGAGCCCGAGGTGACCGGCGATGACCGGACTGACACGGGCACCAAGGCCGACACCGACGCCGCTGGGGAGCAGCCCGATTCCGGACCCGCCGACACCGAGCGGGCCGCGCAGCTCGCCCGGCAGCGGGCCGCCCGGGACGCCGCCACGCAGAAGCGGCTGCGGGACGCCGACCCGAACCGTTTCGGCCTGCGCCGCTCCGTGCTGGCCGAGGCCGGCATCGCGGTCGTCCTGCTCGCCGTCACCACCGTCCTCACGCAGACCGAGCCGGGACGCACGGAACAGGACGCCAAGGCCGCCACGTCGTCCTCCTCGTCCACCTCGCCCGACACGGGCGCGTCCGGGGCACTGACCCTGAACATGCCCTTCGACACCGGCGGCGAGAACGGCAAGGGCATCGTCACCGTCGACCTCGACCCCGCACGCGTGGGCGACAACGAGATGCACGTCTACGTGGAGCGGCCCGACGGCCAGGCCTTCGACATCCCCGAAGTCAAGGTCGACTTCACCCTGAAAGCCAAGGACATCGGGCCGCTGCCCGTCGTCCCCGACCACATCGCAACCGGACACTGGTCGGCGAACGGAGTGCAGATCCCCATGGCCGGCGACTGGAAGGTCGACGTGACCGTGCGGACCTCCGACATCGACGAGGTGACCGTCTCCAAGAACGCGCAGATCGGCTGAACCACCATGGCTGACCAGTCCATTCCGGAAGCCCGTACCCCCGGCACCGCTCCGGCGGAGACCGAAGCGGCCCCGGCCGGCGAGGGCATCTCACGGCGACGCCTGCTCGGCACCGCCGGCGCCACCGGGCTCGTGCTCGGCACGGCGGGCGCGGCCGTCGGACACGCCGCCGCCCCCACCGAGGCCGCCGCTCCGCTCACCTCGCTCGGCACCGACCGGGCGATGTTTCACGGGAAACATCAGCCCGGTATCACCGACGGCCTCCAGGCCCGCGGCCACCTCGTCGCCTTCGACCTGGCGGCGGGAGCCGGCCGCAAGGAAGCCGCCGCCCTGCTGCGCCGCTGGTCGGAGACGGCCCGGCGGCTGATGGCGGGCGAGCCGAGCGTCCACGACGACACCGACGTGGCACGCGACGCCGGCCCCTCGTCGCTGACGATCACCTTCGGCTTCGGCCACAGCTTCTTCGGCAAGACCGGCCTGGAGAAGCAGCGCCCGACCGCCCTCGACCCGCTGCCCGAGTTCTCCTCCGACCACATCGACAAGAACCGCAGCAACGGCGACCTGTGGGTGCAGATCGGCGCCAACGACGCCCTCGTGGCCTTCCACGCCCTGCGCGCGATCCAGAAGGAAGCGGGCTCGGCCGTCCGGATCCGCTGGCAGATGAACGGCTTCAACCGCTCACCGGGCGCCACCGCCCACCCCATGACGGCCCGCAACCTGATGGGCCAGATCGACGGCACCCGCAATCCGAAGCCGAGCGAGGCCGACTTCGACCAGCGCATCTTCGTACCCGAGCAGAGCGAACCGGCCTGGATGGCGAACGGCTCCTACGCCGTCGTACGCCGGATCCGCATGCTGCTCGACGACTGGGAGAAGCTCTCCGGCAAGGCGCAGGAGGACGTGATCGGCCGCCGCAAGTCCGACGGCGCGGCGCTGTCCGGCGGCACCGAGACCACCCCGATGGACCTGGAGAAGACGGACGCCAAGGGCAACCTCGTCGTCCCGATCAACGCCCACGCCCGGATCACGCGGCCCGACCAGAACGGCGGCGCGGCGATGCTCCGCCGCCCGTTCTCCTTCCACGACGGCATCGACCCGGACGGCGTCCCCGACGCGGGCCTGCTCTTCATCTGCTGGCAGGCCGATCCGCTGCGCGGCTTCGTGCCGGTGCAGCGCAAGCTCGA
The genomic region above belongs to Streptomyces coeruleorubidus and contains:
- the efeB gene encoding iron uptake transporter deferrochelatase/peroxidase subunit, giving the protein MADQSIPEARTPGTAPAETEAAPAGEGISRRRLLGTAGATGLVLGTAGAAVGHAAAPTEAAAPLTSLGTDRAMFHGKHQPGITDGLQARGHLVAFDLAAGAGRKEAAALLRRWSETARRLMAGEPSVHDDTDVARDAGPSSLTITFGFGHSFFGKTGLEKQRPTALDPLPEFSSDHIDKNRSNGDLWVQIGANDALVAFHALRAIQKEAGSAVRIRWQMNGFNRSPGATAHPMTARNLMGQIDGTRNPKPSEADFDQRIFVPEQSEPAWMANGSYAVVRRIRMLLDDWEKLSGKAQEDVIGRRKSDGAALSGGTETTPMDLEKTDAKGNLVVPINAHARITRPDQNGGAAMLRRPFSFHDGIDPDGVPDAGLLFICWQADPLRGFVPVQRKLDRGDALSQFIRHESSGLFAVPGGAAEGEYVGQKLLEG